Within Diabrotica virgifera virgifera chromosome 7, PGI_DIABVI_V3a, the genomic segment attcaaaatttaaaagttaccttcgccaaagaatttccaagatatttattattacaagttaggtacttaaaaattatgccgatataaatattttcagaaagtgggataagttacaaaatatgtatgtataactctatgtagtaagtactgcaattcattacatcaaactgttcatcaattttcttattaccaccaatttctgcctcaaataaacgggatttatcttgtctcaaaagaatcaacacgtattgtcgaaacaccatgaaacaagagagaatgtaaaaaaaaagtacatcaaataaaaagaaaacaaaaaacaacaaaatcttccatgatgatttaagccttttagtttgatgggatacctatatgaggagacaaaaaaaccttgccgatcctgtctccaaggccacgagccgccactgctttaaccggtattctaatacgcgggttccactgtacacacaaccaaacttatatggaatcaccatgtatttcaaggcaatatttatttcttttgaaaaaacttgttattgttgcgaagaataaagggttttattgaaaataaacaaatcgataagacaatcagatagtacagctcggtacggtatatagattatttgcttgagttgcaaatttaACGAAAACAAATAAATTAACTTTTgcatccaaaaacgaaaatatgcctcatgtggggttatacaacttacaacggggaaagattattggtcttgtggagcaagtaatgttctcagagggacatacctgcagagctaggcgtaacacagggcgttctgtccaaaacctatgctaggtagcaggaactaggaaagctcaaaaataaagcaagggaaagtcgccaaaaagtaataacggctcgccacgatcgtttaattgtccaataagctggaagacacccaatcatttctcacctgcagctccaaaggcagctgttggaagctacaggtgtaactgtttcagttaaaacgataagaagaagagttcgtgtcaagaagtatacagcagaagacagttatgggttcccgagttatccaggcagcacaagattgatcacctaaattggtgtcttcaccaccaaaactggtaggtacattgggaattgacaaaatgtgctattttcagaaaaagtcaggatttgtgtaaaatcagatgacccacgaaatcgtgtacttagaggtccaggaagacaagcaagaacgaaaactgtcagatatgttcacaaatataaaaggggaagtgtaatgttctggagaagaattgtgatccgtaaaaaaactccattaattttcatccaatcaactttaactgctcacaggtatgttgatacataacctgtagttagactctggagaggtgcaacaggagaaaatttaattttcatgcataaTGATACGATGCTAAATACGATTatagtgactagagacatcattgaagcagaaggtatcccttgtttggagtggcatGCTTGcccacccgagcttaaccctatagagtatttgtgagatgtgcttaaaagaaaaattagagctcgccgggataatccacaaaacaccgcacggctagtgcAAGCTGCTCTTgtagaatggagcaacctaccacaacaaaatgttgataatttgattaggagcatgcccacgcaaactgaagcttgcataaggactagaggcgataacactgactacccaaaaaaacaaaaaaaaaaaataaaaaccaattaaacattattcgttttacattggaattttttatgctattgactttaaaacaactagtttcattttgtttgttaaatactttattgttttattcaattgttatgtatttgttattatattgctttaaaataaatattgtttgacttcgtgtgtacGTTTTtataaattcgcacgaaataataagaaatatctaATGattctatacagtgatgagcgcactaataaccggcaaaataacgcaaaaggtgGAAAACATATTGAGTTGTGGGATGAAAAGGGATGAACCTAGTGAAGGTATTAAATTTAGCGAtagcaaatactattgactgtccATGGTATTTGGcgatatgctttttctcatgaggttctttcagtgcgtcacagtttttcgatttctttctaacgcattaaattgtatgtgacagaaaaaaacgcacgtcggtgattacatttcgtcggtgacatttataacatttattctagttgtcaatagatggcgccataatcgaaaataaaataatttgcgaattatgtaatatatctacgaatataatctgaacaatttataagactatacaaatcaaagaaaataccattttataaatgcaataaacacaattgatttgatttcatgccaaattgcaaataaaatgtgataactgtcagatttaactaaaatgtcatgtcactaaaatgtatattatcacggacttacctttttttctttcatttgtgacgcactgaaaaatgctcatgaaaataagcatagtaacttatagataggatttttcatcgattgtcaatTGTTcggagcttctgtcatgtgtcacataattttaatatatctacgtcatacgtctttggtttgtatcattggttatatcaataacgtatgacgtaaatatattaatattatgtgacacatgacagaagctcgaaaaaaattactgtgaatgaaaagccctatagggcttttcatcgattgtcatttgtttcgagcttctgtcatgtgtcacataatattaatatatctacgtcatacgtctttggtttgtatcatggtacataccaataacgtacgacgtagatatattaatattatgtgacacatgacagaagctcgaaacaaatgactgtgaatgaaaagccctattgacattatattgattgtttcccacctttagacatatcggacgagtttgagaaatgccactgtcacagtgacagttttagttgacatacgcctctgatacatctaaagatgggaaacaatcaatataatgtcaatttatatgttattatcgctaaatttaacaactctactagtttatttctttttatctcacaacttaatatgttttccattttttgcgttattttgccggttattagcgcgctcatcactgtataagtcTGGTTGTGTGTATGTGGATAGACTCTTGCCAAATGGCGTAATcaaaaatataagttattttacttctgagtcgatttttttgctcGCAAGTGTAGTTTCACAATATAATGTTTTCATAATATAATGATATGCTATTATtcaatatattttcttatatttctATTCTTAATTTTTCAGGTTCACCTGCGTACTCACACAGGAGAAAAACCCTTTGAGTGTAATTTATGTCAGAAACGATTTACCCAAAAATCTAGTCTCAATACTCACAAGCGAGCACATACGGGTTTACGGCCCTTCGCCTGCGACatatgctttaaaaaattttctgttAAGTCTTATCTAATAGCACACAAGTGGAGCCATGCTGCGTCAAATGGAATTGCGTGCGCCATTTGCAATATGACGTTCAACAACAAAAATTTATATATGATTCATACTCAAACTCACAATTCGGCAGTGTTTGGATGTAACGATTGCCATAAAATGTTTGCGAAGGAATCATTTTTGATTAGGCATAAAACTAGAGTACATAACAAACCTTCTGCAGAGGAAAGTAAAAGCTAAATGTTTGTAAAATATTCATGTAGGATTTTTTCTACTGCTTTTATTGCACGTTATTCATTGGCTATTAAATTACGCTCTTATGTCTATACGCTCTGACCGGTATAGGAATAGACGTGAGCTGCGCGCAAACCGGAGAAGGGATGCAGAATCATATACATAATAAGaatagacaaggcatactgagcaaaataGTGTAACGCTCGGTGGTCTGTCTATTTCTTTTTACAGAGCGATCCCGCGCATTttacagacaaagatggctagaccgcTCAAATTGAATATTGGCCAATGACGTTGGCCAATACCTAGTCTATTCTTATTATGTCTATGTGCAGAATTCATTTAGAGCTTAAATTACAGAGTTGTCACGGTTTTTACAAATATTGACTGATTtcatttaaaatgttatttacgttaattattgtttataatatatttaaaatttgtaaatttcAAGTGGTTATTTAACAATGGTCGGTTCTATAAATGTTTTGtactatcttcttctttaagtaccgtgccaaaattttaggcgtgggtagcttccatgacaatttgccgatatcgttctcgatcttgtgcggcatgtaatagTTGATCTGCTTATAAATCAGTCCATTGatgaaggtttcggagccatgaatatttcttccaagaaattcctctttttccgtcgatttttccgttgagtattaactgcagcattctctatctgctacctctcattatatgcccgaaatattcaagttttctcttttttatcatcttgattaagtcaccttcgccttgacctactctgtttaagacttctctgtttgaaatgcgttgaacccaagatattctgagcattctacgatatgaccacatctcgggggcttctaatttgttcatcatgttaaccttcatgatccaggtacTATAGAAATAATCTAAACAAGCAAAATCAAATCCTTGTAAGTGTCGTCTGTGTCTGAGAATATACTCGTATCTTCACTATCCGAATCGTCACATAAATCAATAATACATGATTCTGTGGCAGCATCAAATTTTTGTGTTCCACTCTTCTACGGAAAATATTTCAAAGAACTAATCTGACCTTTTACACATTTCGTGAATAGAATTAAAGGTAAGGTCAGGTGGGGAAAGTGTGTATTCGGGGTAATGTGTAAagtcaaaatatattttaatataggTATATACTAGTGTCGCCATCTATGATTCGTTCAAGAATATAAATGCTTACAATGTCAACTGAAACCAAGATTCGCTTTGCGTTTGTTTAACTAGAAAATGTCATACTGTCTGAACCTAACTTTAAGTGCGCATTTCATGCGAGACGTGCCATTTAAAATCAAGTACCATCAGCATTCTGTGttgaattttaaaactttttttgcacTTTTAAAGTACACACTTACATCAATTCCATTTCTATTAATTCATGGCTAAAAAATAAATCGTAGACATACTTCCCCCATTTGAAGGGGGAAGTGTGTACTACGGACatagttaaaaaaattaaaatgtggtgACGTCACTGCCGTGGAAAGTTATAAAATGAATCAGTTGTAGGTAATAcgtattaaaatattatattaaaatattagctTCAAATCTTACTTGGTCTCAAAATGCGGTATGTAAATATactaaattttaatattttgctacACACTTACCCCACCTGGCCTTAaagaataaaatttaaatttcgtGTTCCAATATCATTTTTAGTGTTACCCAGACAAACTCTATTGAGTTTACATCTGGTTGATATGGTAAGAGCCTTAATACGTCATGTCTGTTATTTCTAATAATGGAATCAACAGCAAATTTAACATATTTCGGTTTATGTAATTTTATGAAGGTATACAGAGCTGGTCTGAGCATGTTAGCAGGAATAGGAATATTTCTAGCTTTTAGCCAATCTATAATTTTACTCTTTGTTGATGCGGATGTTGGTGCTTTATCGTTTTGAGTATGATGGTAAGGTCATTTTCCATTTCGATTATACTGTTGGGAGGTAGATAACTTAACAATTTTTCTTAACCACTTTTTGTAGTTGACAAAATTGACATCATCATGGTAATCACCCGATTTTGTTTGGGACTTCATCTCACATAAGGTCCATCGACAAAATCTGCTTCGTTTTCTGCATCCACAATGATTGAACCGTGAATTTTGGCCCTTGGAGACGGGTTTTTTAAGCCCATTGTTTGTTCCATAAGTCCAACTATTTCTGCTAATAAGGCTTGAAAGTAAATACGTTTCATCAGTAAACGCAATGGTTTTTcgtttttaaattgtttaatatGTCTTAAATACTATAATCGTAGGTCTTAAATACGATAATATTCTGGTTTTTACCCCCCTCTATATCTCAGTGGTAAGAGAGCTTACCTTTGGATCGATACAAAGGTTGCGAGTTTGAATCTCAGCCGGgtaggaaatttttcatttattaaaaattaatcaatGAAAATAGTTTTTAtccttgtggaatcggtactcaccgAAGGAACCGCAGACTTTGCTAAGTAGCAAGACATTGACTCAACACAcgcactacacattacactatgaCTATCTGATGCGAAAttactgtaccatgccaatggcatTTAGTTGTAGAttcattaagctaaataaaaaaagattcttttttttttcaacgaAACCCGAGATTACTAATTTCTAAACGCATACTTTCTTTGCCTCCTTTATAATCAAATTCTTCAACAAATCTCTTATGTATATTATATACAGTGGGCGCTTATTTTTCAGTtatatgaaaattaataatttGTCGACGTAGCAGACCTTGTTTAACTgtttgtaattttatttttgaagatattgtCCCCCTCTTATTAGGGTTGACAAAATCGGATATACTTCCTGCTGCATTTTGCGGCCATCCTTTGTAACATTTTTGATGCTACACACAGAAACTCCTGAAAATGCATCACACAAATCTCAGATTATTTACTATTCTTTTTATTAGAATATTTATCAAATTACCTGCCCTATTAGACACTGGACTCACTCTCTTGAAgtttttttaaagtcaaagagGTTTATCAGCAGCTGCTTCTCGAATTTTAACACAGGGTGTATTATTTCACAAGCTTGAGCATTCAAAATTTTTCACTTCACTTTATATCGTTAATCCGTTTTTAGATTAAATGAACAATTAGAAAGTTCAAAATCACTATTATTAAAAACTGAGatccccctccgtggctcagtggtaagagcgcctgcctttggatcgaaaaaatctgaaaggttgtgggttcgaatctcaccagggtaagaaatttttcatttattataaattaataaatgaatggtttctgtccttgtgggatcggtactcaccggagggaccgcagacgttcggatacaattagcgtctctttgcaaagacaatgacgtcgactttgcaaagtaacaaaacACTTaatcaacacacacactacacatgacactattaggtacctaactgttcaaaattaccgtacctaccatgccaatggccattagttgtcgaggcattagctaaataaaaaaaactgagaTTTTACACAGAAATTGTCAACGTAGCCAATCGGCCCTAGGTATAGTAAAACTATCCACATAAATAGCTAAGCGGTTCTCGATCAACTGAGCTCTCTCTGTCGTAATTTGAAATTTACTAACGCGCACCGTATGTTCACGTCTATTCCTATTTCGGTTCACCTGTATATAATTGTCAATCTTCCGAATCATAGAGTGTTTCTGGAGATAAAATATCTGAATAaagtataaattaaaaatgtaaatagGTTTAATGATCAATGCTATTGAAAGCCCTATATTTGTAG encodes:
- the LOC114342917 gene encoding gastrula zinc finger protein XlCGF49.1-like, whose amino-acid sequence is MYRPELFCHSIFNDIRQQEDVERLEFHQQKPSQSDHDDIFEEDVKPIIHNIENESQTDLSDSRKSKQQKCNVCDKVLSSASSYYVHMKKHSNNKPYQCSHCDASFCRKPYLEVHLRTHTGEKPFECNLCQKRFTQKSSLNTHKRAHTGLRPFACDICFKKFSVKSYLIAHKWSHAASNGIACAICNMTFNNKNLYMIHTQTHNSAVFGCNDCHKMFAKESFLIRHKTRVHNKPSAEESKS